A genome region from Paradevosia shaoguanensis includes the following:
- a CDS encoding carbohydrate ABC transporter permease produces the protein MAVAQSRSKLIWNVLSYAVLIVLAFICIAPIVWTFLTSIKPETQIVTRDMVYIPTEVTIENYVKLWSQSSYPTLVMNSLVVTGLTVLICLITGTFASYAFSRFVFKGRTQLMLAYLVVRMFPAVLMIIPLFVLMRQIGLLDSTIGLAIDYTSFLLPLFVWMLKGFFDAAPKELESAARVDGSTRVGAMFRIVIPIARNGLVATCVFVAIAAWNEYLFALMLTTSQGSRTWPVGLQLMVGEFQLPWGMLAAGGMISILPVIILFAIVQRVMVAGITAGAVKG, from the coding sequence ATGGCCGTTGCCCAGTCTCGCTCCAAGCTCATCTGGAACGTCCTCAGCTATGCCGTGCTGATCGTTCTGGCCTTCATCTGCATCGCGCCGATCGTGTGGACCTTCCTCACCTCGATCAAGCCCGAAACGCAGATCGTGACCCGCGACATGGTCTACATCCCGACCGAGGTGACCATCGAGAACTACGTCAAGCTCTGGTCGCAGTCGTCCTATCCGACGCTGGTGATGAACAGCCTCGTCGTAACCGGACTGACGGTGCTGATCTGCCTCATCACCGGGACGTTCGCCTCCTACGCGTTCTCGCGCTTCGTCTTCAAGGGGCGCACGCAGCTGATGCTGGCTTATCTCGTCGTGCGCATGTTCCCAGCGGTGCTGATGATCATCCCGCTTTTCGTGCTGATGCGACAGATCGGGCTGCTCGACAGCACGATCGGGCTGGCCATCGACTATACGAGCTTCCTGCTGCCGCTCTTCGTCTGGATGCTCAAGGGCTTCTTCGATGCGGCGCCAAAGGAACTCGAAAGCGCGGCGCGCGTGGATGGCAGCACGCGGGTGGGCGCGATGTTCCGCATCGTCATTCCCATCGCCCGTAACGGGCTGGTCGCCACCTGCGTCTTCGTCGCGATCGCGGCGTGGAACGAATACCTCTTCGCCCTCATGCTCACTACCAGCCAGGGCTCGCGCACCTGGCCGGTGGGCCTGCAGCTCATGGTGGGCGAGTTCCAGTTGCCCTGGGGCATGTTGGCCGCCGGCGGCATGATTTCCATCCTGCCGGTGATCATCCTGTTCGCCATCGTGCAGCGCGTCATGGTGGCCGGCATCACAGCCGGCGCAGTCAAGGGATAA
- a CDS encoding ABC transporter ATP-binding protein: MATLSINGVRKSFGSLEVLSNIDLELEDGGFLVLLGPSGCGKSTLLSIIAGLEPSSGGDIFIGERKMNDVHPKDRNIAMVFQSYALYPTMPVRRNIGFGLEMRKVPQGERDAAVQKAAELLQIEHLLDRKPGQLSGGQRQRVAMGRAIVRDPDLFLFDEPLSNLDAKLRVEMRTEIKRLHDRLGTSVVYVTHDQVEAMTLGTKVAVMRNGIIQQLADPQTIYEKPANMFVAGFIGSPTMNFLSGRLEEQDGALALRYGDSVLALPETEASARPFIGREVVAGIRPETFSTHSDGPSLTGTVDVVEPTGPDTMVVLNVAGQMITARLGSRDRPVLGSPMTLAVDTSALNLFDPESGNRI, translated from the coding sequence ATGGCGACACTTTCCATCAACGGCGTCCGCAAGAGCTTCGGATCCCTCGAAGTCCTCTCCAATATCGACCTCGAACTGGAGGATGGCGGGTTCCTGGTGCTGCTCGGCCCATCGGGCTGCGGCAAGTCCACGCTGCTCTCGATCATCGCCGGGCTTGAGCCCTCGTCGGGCGGGGACATCTTCATCGGCGAGCGCAAGATGAACGACGTCCACCCCAAGGACCGCAACATCGCCATGGTGTTCCAGTCCTACGCGCTCTACCCGACCATGCCGGTGCGGCGGAACATCGGTTTCGGGCTCGAAATGCGCAAGGTGCCGCAGGGCGAGCGCGACGCAGCGGTGCAGAAGGCCGCTGAGCTGCTGCAGATCGAGCATCTGCTCGACCGCAAGCCGGGACAGCTTTCTGGCGGGCAGCGCCAGCGCGTGGCCATGGGGCGCGCCATCGTGCGCGATCCCGATCTCTTTCTCTTCGACGAGCCGCTCTCAAACCTCGATGCCAAGCTGCGTGTCGAGATGCGGACCGAGATCAAGCGGCTGCACGACCGGCTGGGGACGAGCGTGGTCTATGTCACGCACGACCAGGTGGAGGCGATGACGCTGGGCACCAAGGTCGCCGTGATGAGGAATGGCATCATCCAGCAGTTGGCCGACCCGCAGACCATCTACGAGAAGCCGGCCAACATGTTCGTCGCCGGGTTCATCGGCTCGCCGACCATGAACTTCCTCAGCGGCCGGCTGGAGGAGCAGGACGGCGCATTGGCGTTGCGCTACGGGGATTCCGTGCTGGCGCTGCCCGAAACGGAAGCGAGCGCGCGGCCCTTTATCGGGCGCGAGGTGGTGGCGGGCATCCGACCCGAGACGTTCAGCACGCACAGCGACGGGCCGTCGTTGACGGGGACCGTCGACGTGGTCGAGCCCACGGGACCGGACACGATGGTGGTGCTCAACGTTGCCGGCCAGATGATCACCGCGCGGCTCGGCTCGCGTGACCGGCCGGTGCTGGGCTCGCCCATGACGCTCGCCGTAGACACTTCCGCCCTCAATCTCTTCGACCCCGAAAGCGGCAACCGCATCTGA
- a CDS encoding enolase C-terminal domain-like protein has product MKITRFTAWLVEVDAGPRFIWRNGLSGSHGDIPPGTRPRKAVIRMDTDAGISGAFEIGRGDAVVDLVRRRYHNFIGENPLLTERLWHLVWEVDRVEEIHMRALGILDQLCWDVKSQAAGMPIYQMLGGNDPKVPAYASTVTWPTLDEYERYIKMCHDIGFKAFKLHAWGDVKRDIELSTKLREWVGPDADLMFDGSAGWDYVDALEVGRALQDLDFLWYEEPMREFYLGSYTKLCEKLKIPVLAAETSDGVHWNMASWIEAKALDMTRISTFYKGGFTGAMKIAHMSDSFGMRAQVHGMGLENAQLCAAVRNNDYYEQLVMNEEQIRGLDKLGPLSIVDGYLNVSDEPGIGYRFDWDELDRTALNKVEVTERF; this is encoded by the coding sequence ATGAAGATCACGCGGTTCACCGCCTGGCTGGTTGAGGTCGATGCCGGGCCAAGATTCATCTGGCGCAACGGCCTGTCCGGATCGCATGGCGACATCCCGCCGGGCACGCGACCGCGCAAGGCAGTGATCCGGATGGATACCGATGCCGGGATTTCCGGAGCCTTCGAGATCGGGCGGGGCGATGCCGTGGTGGACCTGGTGCGCCGGCGCTACCATAACTTCATCGGCGAAAATCCCCTGCTCACCGAGCGACTCTGGCACCTCGTCTGGGAAGTCGATCGCGTCGAGGAAATCCACATGCGGGCGCTCGGCATTCTCGACCAGCTCTGCTGGGACGTGAAATCGCAGGCGGCGGGCATGCCGATCTACCAGATGCTCGGCGGCAACGACCCCAAGGTGCCGGCTTACGCTTCGACCGTCACCTGGCCGACGCTCGACGAATACGAGCGCTACATCAAGATGTGCCACGATATCGGCTTCAAGGCCTTCAAGCTCCATGCCTGGGGCGACGTGAAGCGCGATATCGAGCTTTCGACCAAGCTGCGCGAATGGGTGGGGCCGGATGCGGACCTGATGTTCGACGGCTCGGCGGGCTGGGACTATGTCGACGCGCTCGAAGTGGGCCGCGCGCTCCAGGACCTCGACTTCCTCTGGTACGAGGAGCCGATGCGCGAGTTCTATCTCGGCTCCTACACCAAGCTCTGCGAGAAGCTGAAGATACCCGTGCTGGCGGCCGAGACCTCGGACGGCGTGCACTGGAACATGGCGAGCTGGATCGAGGCCAAGGCGCTCGACATGACGCGCATCTCGACCTTCTACAAGGGCGGGTTCACGGGCGCGATGAAGATCGCGCACATGTCGGACAGTTTCGGCATGCGGGCGCAGGTGCATGGAATGGGTCTCGAAAACGCCCAGCTCTGCGCCGCGGTGCGCAACAACGACTATTACGAGCAGCTCGTCATGAACGAGGAGCAGATCAGGGGCCTCGACAAGCTCGGCCCGCTCTCGATCGTGGATGGCTACCTCAATGTCAGCGACGAGCCGGGCATCGGCTACCGCTTCGACTGGGACGAGCTCGACCGTACGGCGCTCAACAAGGTCGAGGTGACCGAGCGCTTCTGA
- a CDS encoding carbohydrate ABC transporter permease — MTNGTSTAAFPGARSAFERLNPIRAIGELSESRYWMYLLLLPSALLITAVVLYPTLYGIQLSFREMRLNRPDLGTDWVFFKHYARMMSDPIFWVALRNTAVWVTSSIALEFLIGLVAALALNRDLPGTKLLAVLILLPYFLPNVVAGHMWALMLDPRLGVINDVLVRVGLLEGYKAWFADPNTAMAAAIVVEAWHSFPFFTLLILAGLKGIPADLYKAADIDGAGAFSQLRLITLPMLKTIIAAAVILRVIGLVNSPDLLLILTSGGPGRSTQVLSLYAFQTAYKDFNFGYAGALSVVMFILLMVFAWGYIRLSRFNQE, encoded by the coding sequence ATGACCAACGGGACTTCAACCGCCGCCTTTCCAGGCGCGCGCTCCGCTTTTGAACGGCTCAACCCCATCCGGGCAATCGGGGAACTCTCCGAGAGCCGCTACTGGATGTATCTGCTGCTGTTGCCCAGCGCCCTGCTGATCACGGCGGTGGTGCTCTACCCGACGCTCTACGGCATCCAACTGAGCTTCCGCGAGATGCGGCTCAACCGGCCGGACCTGGGCACGGACTGGGTGTTCTTCAAGCATTATGCCCGCATGATGAGCGACCCCATCTTCTGGGTGGCGCTACGCAACACAGCGGTGTGGGTGACGTCTTCGATCGCGCTCGAATTCCTGATCGGGCTGGTGGCCGCGCTGGCGCTCAATCGCGACCTCCCGGGCACCAAGCTTCTCGCTGTGCTGATCCTCCTCCCCTATTTCCTGCCTAATGTGGTGGCCGGCCACATGTGGGCGCTGATGCTCGATCCGCGGCTTGGCGTCATCAACGACGTGCTGGTGCGGGTGGGCCTGCTCGAAGGCTACAAGGCCTGGTTTGCCGATCCCAACACGGCGATGGCGGCGGCCATTGTCGTCGAGGCCTGGCACAGCTTTCCGTTCTTCACGCTGCTGATCCTGGCCGGCCTCAAGGGCATTCCAGCCGATCTCTACAAGGCGGCCGATATCGATGGCGCCGGCGCGTTCTCGCAATTGCGGCTCATCACACTGCCCATGCTCAAGACCATCATCGCGGCAGCGGTGATCCTGCGCGTGATCGGCCTCGTCAACTCGCCCGACCTGCTGCTGATCCTCACCAGCGGCGGCCCCGGACGCTCGACGCAGGTGCTTTCGCTCTACGCCTTCCAGACGGCCTACAAGGACTTCAACTTCGGCTATGCCGGGGCGCTGTCCGTGGTGATGTTCATCCTGCTGATGGTCTTCGCCTGGGGCTATATCCGCCTGTCGCGGTTCAACCAGGAGTAA
- a CDS encoding extracellular solute-binding protein, which produces MTTTFDRRSLLKLGAAAAAATMLPRTAFAQAASINYWHTFTSQSEFAGLEEVMKLFAAAHPDIKVTQENIPNPEFMAKITSAVVANSRPNVTMVSSERFADLLAMGALTDMTERIASWDRRADFDDKRFDSITKDGKVYGVPGFTFVDWMYYRKDWFDEAGLAPPTTLEELRQAAIKLTDPSKGRFGLGMRGGPGGQNYIINVMAAFGSPVVDATGTIGLNRDKAIEAIDWFSGLLTRDGAVPPSAANDGFRQVIEGFQTGQTAMIWHHTGSYQDVASALKPGVEFATLAMPAGPAARIARLAYAYNTITSDQNADASWEWVKFWGEPDAAVAFLEKTGYFPASSVAAKDERISGNPMYKAAAETLEFGIPQPSFPGYAGWTESVVLPAFQRTLIGQATPEQAVDEMIDGLASATA; this is translated from the coding sequence ATGACCACCACTTTCGACAGACGTTCGCTGCTCAAGCTCGGAGCAGCCGCCGCGGCGGCGACGATGCTGCCCCGGACGGCGTTCGCCCAGGCGGCCAGCATCAATTACTGGCACACCTTCACCAGCCAGTCCGAATTCGCCGGACTCGAGGAGGTGATGAAGCTCTTCGCGGCGGCCCACCCCGATATTAAGGTCACGCAGGAGAACATTCCCAACCCCGAATTCATGGCCAAGATCACCTCGGCGGTGGTGGCCAACAGCCGGCCGAACGTGACGATGGTGTCGTCCGAGCGTTTCGCGGACCTGCTGGCCATGGGCGCGCTCACCGACATGACCGAACGCATCGCCTCCTGGGATCGCCGCGCCGATTTCGACGACAAGCGGTTCGATTCCATCACCAAGGACGGCAAGGTCTATGGCGTGCCCGGCTTCACGTTCGTGGACTGGATGTATTACCGCAAGGACTGGTTCGACGAAGCCGGCCTCGCGCCGCCGACCACGCTCGAAGAGTTGCGCCAGGCCGCTATCAAGCTGACCGATCCCTCCAAGGGCCGGTTTGGCCTCGGGATGCGCGGCGGCCCGGGCGGGCAGAACTACATCATCAACGTCATGGCCGCTTTCGGTTCGCCCGTGGTGGACGCTACGGGCACCATCGGGCTCAACCGCGACAAGGCCATCGAGGCCATCGACTGGTTCAGCGGCTTGCTGACACGCGACGGCGCAGTGCCGCCAAGCGCTGCCAATGACGGCTTCCGCCAGGTGATCGAAGGGTTCCAGACCGGGCAGACGGCCATGATCTGGCACCATACCGGCTCCTACCAGGACGTCGCTTCGGCACTGAAGCCCGGCGTCGAGTTCGCCACGCTCGCCATGCCGGCGGGTCCGGCGGCGCGCATCGCCCGCCTCGCCTATGCCTACAACACCATCACCAGCGACCAGAACGCGGACGCCTCGTGGGAATGGGTGAAGTTCTGGGGCGAGCCGGATGCGGCCGTCGCCTTCCTCGAAAAAACCGGCTACTTCCCGGCCTCCTCGGTGGCGGCCAAGGACGAGCGCATCTCCGGCAACCCGATGTACAAGGCGGCGGCCGAAACGCTCGAATTCGGCATCCCGCAGCCGAGCTTCCCCGGTTATGCCGGCTGGACCGAGAGTGTCGTCCTGCCTGCCTTCCAGCGCACGCTGATCGGCCAGGCCACGCCCGAGCAGGCTGTCGATGAAATGATCGACGGGCTGGCTTCGGCAACCGCCTAG